The genomic region TTTTCGCGCACCATCAGGTCCTGCCAGGCGGTCACGCGGTCTTTGGCGCACCAGATATTGCGGGACTTCTCGGCCGAATCCGGGCTGAGGATCGGGTAGAGGAACAGGTAGACGGTGATGTTGTCCACATTCTGCAAATCGCGCTCAAAGCGCTTGCAGTAGCCGCAGTTGGGGTCTTCAAAAATGGCGACCTTGCGCTTGCCATCGCCGCGCACGATGGTGAAGGCGTCTTGCAGGGGTAGGGCCGAAAAGTCCACCGCTGTCAGCTTGTTGATGCGGTCTTCCGTCAGGTTGCGGCGCGCCTTGGTGTCGATCAGCTCGCCCTGGATGAGGTAATTGCCCTTGGCGTCGGTATAGAAAACGTCTGTGCCGATACGCACTTCGTACAGGCCCTGCATCGCGGTGGAGTTCACTTCATCGATCTTGCCCAGCTGCGGAATGCGATCGCTCAGCGTCTTGCGGATGGCTGCTTCTTGAGCCTGTGCGGACAGGCCCAGCGCCAGAACAGCGGCGGCCAGCAGGGTAGGGAAGAGTTTCATGAGAGGCTCGATGGTGCGGCAGCGCCGAAGGCTGGTGCCAAGGGTGAAAAAAGAAAAAGGACAGGGGGTGGAGTGGGCTGGGCTCAAAGGGTTCCCATGGCCTGACGGGTGACCCATTGTTTCAGCAGGCCGCTGCGCTCAAACCCTCGCATGCCCCAGTTGCGCAGAACCTGGACCGGGTTTTCGGTGCGTGCAAACAGCTGCTGCAGCCCGTCGGTGGCCAGGCTCATGGGGAGCATAGCGGCCTTGCGCTCGCGTTCATAGCTGCGCAGCAACCGCATGTCGGCCACACTGCGCCAGTAGTCACGTTCGTGCAGGATGCGGGCCAGCGCTTGTGCATCGGCCAGTCCCAAATTCAGCCCTTGGCCTGCCAGTGGGTGGATGTTGTGTGCGGCATCGCCTGCCAGCACCCAGCTGCGCGCGGTTTTGCCTGCGTCGGGCATCGGGCCGCACCAGCGGTTGGCCTGGGCTTGTTGGAGGGGCCATGCGGCTCGTTCGCCCGCCAGCTCCAATGTGCCGAGTGCTCCCTGGCTGGCGGCGTGCAGTTCCTCGATGAAGAGGTCTGGCTCCAGTGCGAGCAAAGTGGTGGCCTGCTCGCGTTCTGCAGACCACACCACGGCAACGGTGTGGCCGTCTGCTCCGTCCAGCGGCAAAAACGCGAGGATGCCCTGGGGCAGAAACCATTGGCGAGCCACTTGGCCGTGGGGTTGTTCGCAAACCACCCGGGTCGCAATGGCGTGCTGCGAGTAGGGCGTCACGTCGAAGTCCACGGCAAATTCAGCCCGTGTAGCGCTGGCACGGCCCTCGCATACCACTGTCAGCGGCGCGTTCACGGGGGCGCTGACCACCTCGACCTGGGGTTGGTAGCGCACCGCTTCGGCCAGTCGCTGCTCCAAAGCGGGCACGTCCACGATCCAGGCCAGGGCTTCTGTGCCTTGGGCGGCTGCGTCAAACTGCACCGCGCCATCCCGGTCTCCGAACACTTCCATGCGTGCCACGGCCGTGGCGTGCTCCGAGTCAGGCCAGCTGCGCAAGGATTCCAGCAGGGTGCGAGAGGCGGTGTTCAGCGCGTAGGCGCGCACGTCTGCGGTGCTGGCTGGTGCTTGCGGCGCTGCCGCCAGCGCCACGCGCAGGCGATCACGCGCCAGCAACAATGCCAAAGTGCGGCCCACAATGCCGGCCCCACGGATGCAGATATCAAAGGTATGTGCCATGCCTGCCATTGTAGGAGCGGCGTTTGTGCTGATCAGGGTGGGGGGCTTCTGGGATGGTGTGTCTGGTTCACAATTCCGAGCCTTCCTATCCCAGCCCGTTCTGATGACAAATCAAATCACCCGGAACGGGCCGCCCTTCATATCGCGGAGCCTTCCTCATGTCTTTAGAAGCTGAATCCGACCTGACCGGAACCATTGCCCGGTTGTTCATCTATCCCGTCAAGTCGTGCGCTGGCATAGAGGTGCAAGAGGCGTTGTTGACCGAAACCGGGCTGGATCTCGACCGGGCCTGGATGGTGGTGGATGCGCAGGGGCAATTCCTGACGCAACGCACACTGCCCCGCATGGCGCTGATCCGCCCCGAACTCAAAACCTCGGAAATGGTTCTGCGGGCTCCAGGCATGCTGGCCCTACATGTCGGTCTGGACGTGGTGGAAGCCCCTGCCACGGTGACGGTGTGGCGGGACACCTTGCCCGCCTGGGACATGGGGGCGGTCGCGGCGCAGTGGTTCAGCGACTTTCTGGGGCAGCCTTGCCGGATGGTGCGTTTCGACCCCGATCATCGCCGCTGGTCCAGCAAGGAATGGACTGGCGAGCTGGACGCGCACACGCAATTTGCCGATGGCTTCGCCGTGCTGGTGACCAGCGAGGCATCGATGGACACCCTCAACGAGCGCTTGCAGGCAGCCGGGTATGCCCCGGTG from Acidovorax sp. DW039 harbors:
- a CDS encoding DsbC family protein is translated as MKLFPTLLAAAVLALGLSAQAQEAAIRKTLSDRIPQLGKIDEVNSTAMQGLYEVRIGTDVFYTDAKGNYLIQGELIDTKARRNLTEDRINKLTAVDFSALPLQDAFTIVRGDGKRKVAIFEDPNCGYCKRFERDLQNVDNITVYLFLYPILSPDSAEKSRNIWCAKDRVTAWQDLMVREKVPAAASCDTAAIQRNLAFGRKHKITGTPTLIFANGTRVPGAIGAQEVEKRFAEVASESTAKN
- a CDS encoding FAD-dependent monooxygenase, which produces MAHTFDICIRGAGIVGRTLALLLARDRLRVALAAAPQAPASTADVRAYALNTASRTLLESLRSWPDSEHATAVARMEVFGDRDGAVQFDAAAQGTEALAWIVDVPALEQRLAEAVRYQPQVEVVSAPVNAPLTVVCEGRASATRAEFAVDFDVTPYSQHAIATRVVCEQPHGQVARQWFLPQGILAFLPLDGADGHTVAVVWSAEREQATTLLALEPDLFIEELHAASQGALGTLELAGERAAWPLQQAQANRWCGPMPDAGKTARSWVLAGDAAHNIHPLAGQGLNLGLADAQALARILHERDYWRSVADMRLLRSYERERKAAMLPMSLATDGLQQLFARTENPVQVLRNWGMRGFERSGLLKQWVTRQAMGTL
- a CDS encoding MOSC N-terminal beta barrel domain-containing protein; the encoded protein is MSLEAESDLTGTIARLFIYPVKSCAGIEVQEALLTETGLDLDRAWMVVDAQGQFLTQRTLPRMALIRPELKTSEMVLRAPGMLALHVGLDVVEAPATVTVWRDTLPAWDMGAVAAQWFSDFLGQPCRMVRFDPDHRRWSSKEWTGELDAHTQFADGFAVLVTSEASMDTLNERLQAAGYAPVGVERFRPNVVLGGVEAHDEDRIEGVRLEVEGHEVELRHVKPCARCPIPNIDPATAESHPAVSDALSAYRADRRLDGAITFGMNAIVAKGAGQVLRVGQRFGANFRFD